One stretch of Castor canadensis chromosome 12, mCasCan1.hap1v2, whole genome shotgun sequence DNA includes these proteins:
- the LOC109679392 gene encoding N-acetyltransferase 8F1-like, whose product MALYHIRKYQESDHKWILGLFSRGMEEHIPATFRHMLMLSHILLLLLGVPLSLFLVYDSWILATVCSFTLLLFLWFLAKYPWRQYVVTCLQTDMFDITKSYLSSCDSCFWVAECRGQVVGMVGALPVKDSPLGKKQLQLLHISVALEHRGEGIAKALVRTVLQFAQDQGYSEVVLETGSLQCDALALYQGMGFQKTGQYFRSILWRLVGIYTVQLSYGLHSGQEGSL is encoded by the coding sequence ATGGCTCTTTATCACATCCGTAAATACCAGGAGAGCGACCACAAATGGATCCTGGGCTTGTTCTCCAGGGGCATGGAAGAACACATCCCTGCCACCTTTCGCCATATGCTGATGCTGTCTCACATCCTCCTGCTCTTACTTGGGGTGCCTCTCTCTCTATTCCTGGTCTATGACTCTTGGATCCTGGCCACTGTGTGCAGCTTCACCTTGCTACTTTTCCTGTGGTTCCTGGCCAAATACCCCTGGAGGCAGTATGTGGTCACATGTTTACAAACAGACATGTTTGACATCACCAAATCCTACCTGAGTTCATGTGATTCCTGCTTCTGGGTCGCTGAGTGCAGAGGGCAGGTGGTGGGTATGGTGGGTGCTCTGCCAGTGAAGGATTCCCCCTTGGGAAAGAAGCAGTTGCAGCTGCTTCATATATCTGTGGCCTTAGAGCACCGAGGAGAAGGGATAGCAAAAGCCCTGGTCAGGACTGTCCTTCAGTTTGCCCAGGACCAGGGCTATAGTGAAGTTGTTCTTGAGACTGGCTCATTGCAGTGTGATGCCTTAGCCTTATACCAGGGAATGGGCTTTCAGAAGACAGGCCAATACTTCCGGTCCATACTCTGGAGGCTAGTAGGCATTTATACAGTTCAATTAAGTTATGGCCTCCATTCTGGACAGGAAGGGAGCCTGTGA